CCATCTTTTCCTGGAGCACGGCGCGAACCACGTTGGTGCTGGCAACGGCGCAGTCCCACTCAACGTAGGCGATGCGTACTTTGCCTTTACCCGCAAAAGCGGGAACCACCAGGGACGCGCACAGGGCCATAGCGGCCAAAAGCGTCAGAATCCGTTTCATACCTTGTCCTCCTCTAGATTATTTACCGTTGTTTCTGGAGCCGACCTTCTGCAGGACACGGTCCAGAATCATGGCTACGATGACGATGCCGATTCCCGCCTCGAAGCCATTACCCATTTCAAGCCGCTGGATGGCCTTCCAAACTTCGCCGCCGAGTCCCTTTGCGCCGATCATAGCCGCGATAACGACCATGGAGAGAGCCAGCATGACGGTCTGGTTCACGCCCGCCATGATGGTGGGAGTGGCCAGAGGCAGCTCAAGCTTGAACAAGCGCTGCCAGCGGTTAGAGCCGAATGCCTCGGCGCATTCCACCAGCTCGCGGGGCACCTGCTTGATGCCCAGGCTGGTCAGCCGGATGGCCGGGGGAACGGCGAAGACCACTGTCGAGAAAATGGCCGCCACCTTGCCCAGACCGAAGAACGGAATGGCCGGAATGAGGTAGACAAAGGCGGGCATGGTCTGCATCACGTCCAGGATGGGCGTGACCACCTTGTCTACGGGTTTATACATTGCCGCCAGGATGCCCACGGGGACGCCGATGAGGATGGCGACCAGCGTGGAGATGATCACCAGCGCGATGGTGCTGGTGGTGGCGGCCCAGAGTTCCATGTTCCAGACCAGGGCCAGCCCCAGCAGGGTGAGCAGGGTCACGCCGCGTTTGCGGGTGAGCCACCAGGTCAGTCCTGCGGCGATGAGGATGAAAAGCCAGGGCGGCATGAACTGGAGAGCGGACTGCAAAGCCGTGAGTCCGGTCTCCATGACTTTGGAGAAGGCTTTTGTGGCAAAGGCGAAGTGGTCCACCAGCCATTCGATGAACATTTCAATGCCTTCGCCGAGAGGAATGCGTGGGATATTGATCATGTTAGTTGACCCCCCTTTCAGCGATGGCGCCCAACAGAGCGCCGCGGTTGATGACGCCCTTGATGCGGTTCATGTCGTCCACCACGGCGAGCGGGTAGGGCAGGTCGTGCAACAGGTTGATGATGTCCATGGCGGGCGTATCGGCCTGGACGGTCTTGAGGTCGGTCTTGAGGATGGACTTGATGTCGCGTTCCCCTCGGGACGCTGCTTCGGAGCAGTCCTCCGCATAGACGATGCCTTGCAGGGTGTGTCCCTTGTCGATGACGAAGAGGCTGGAGATGCCGCCGCTCTTCATCTTGCGCAGGGAGGCGCGGGGTCCGTCCGAATTGATATAGCCCAGTGCCTTGGCCTTTTTCATGACGCTGTCCGCGGTAAGCACCTTGGTGATGTCCACGTTTTCGACGAAGCGTTCCACGTAGTCGTTGGCCGGGTGGGTGAGGATGTCCTCGGCAGTGCCGACCTGCACGATGGCGCCGTCCTTCATGAGCACGATGCGGTCGCCCAGCTTAATGGCTTCGTCCAGATCGTGACTGATGAACAGGATGGTCTTGTGCATCTTTTCCTGCAGGTTGATCAGCTCGTCCTGCATGTCGGAACGGATCAACGGATCAAGCGCCGAGAAGGCTTCGTCCATGAGCAGGATGTCCGCATCCAGGGCCAGGGCGCGGGCCAGGCCCACGCGCTGCTGCATGCCGCCGGAAAGCTGTCCGGGCATGGAGTCTTCCCAGCCGTTCAGCCCCACCAGATCCAGCGCTTCCATGGCCTTTTGGCGACGGGTGGCCGGATCCACGCCTTTGATTTCAAGGCCGTAGGCGGTGTTGTCGGCCACGGTGCGATGCGGGAACAGGGCGAAGTTCTGAAACACCATGGCGAGCTTGGAGAGCCGCAGGTCGCGCAATCCCTTGTCGTCAAGCTTGGTGACTTCTTGTCCGTCGATACGCACGGTGCCGGCGGTGGGTTCGATGAGTCGGTTGATGCAGCGGACCAGAGTGGATTTTCCTGATCCGGAAAGGCCCATGACCACGACGATTTCCCCTTCCTCGACCTGGAAGGAGGCGTCGTTCACGCCGACGCCGTGTTTGAGCTTGTCCATAACTTCGGCCTTGGTGGCGCCTTTTTTGACGGCCTCCATGGCACGCTTCGGGTGCGGCCCGAAGATCTTGTAGAGGTTTTCTACCTCGATTTTCGCCATACTTCCTCCGGGATGTTCCGGTCATTTGGATTATGTTGTTGTATATATTCCCAAAAGACGGTCCTGGTGGGTATTAGGTGTATTCTATCCTATATCCAGTGGACCATGTCCAGCCTGATTTGGGATGGAGGCTGATGAGCGGGGGTCAGAGCAGAATGGGGATGGGGTATCGATCACGCAGCCCACAGGGGCGCATGTGACGATAAATAAACGATATTGTTTGACTATCTCGTAAAGAGAGGGAGGAAAAGCCGGAAGAACTGTAGTAATCTGTAGCGTTGTCTTCTTTCATAGGTGTAATTATGCTGTATTCTACTGTAAGGTGGAAGCTTGCTGGGTATTGCTTTGGCTACTATACAAACTTCATGATTGCTGTGTGTCTTCTTACAGTACAGCTCGGTCGATTCTCCATGGGGTGATTTTGGCTCGTTGCTGGAATGATTATTCTTTTATTGTCCTACATAAACCATTGGGGTTTGTCAACTAGAGTATTCCAGTGGTGTTACAAGATATTGAGATCGTTTTGAGATGTTTTGCGCTGAATATTCCATATTAGGTTGAGTATACTCGTTCAAACGCGTTTTTTTGGCGAAATGCTTAGTATTGATGCGGCAGAGGACCGGGAGGACGGAGATGAGCTGGTTGGTAAATCTAACAGATCAAAAAGAAAGGATAATTTTGTCTGACACGGCTGGGGTCCGGGCATGGAACGGTGTGTGGGAGGCTTTGGAACCATTGGGTTGAGCGTTGCGGGCAATCTGCTCATCGAAAGAGGGCGTCCCTACTCGATGCAGCTTCAACTGTGGGGCCAGCGCCTACGCGAAAGAGCGATGTTTTCTTTGCGTGCGGTCTCCTGTCGTACGCTTACGCCCCACCCAGGGGGACATTATGCTGGGGAGCCATGTCCGTAGGTGCAGCAGGGGGCGGCTATGTCGTGCAGGAGAAGAGGAGAAGCAAGGGGAAAAAGGAGAAAAGGGGAACACGCTAAAAGTGAAGCTGTCAGGAACCAACGATCAACGAGTGAAAACCCGATTCCGGCCTTGCTCCTTGGCTTGGTAGAGAGCCTGATCCGCTTTTTTCAAGGTGGATTCCACGGATTGATCCGAAGCGGTTGCTTGCGCCACCCCCAGACTGACGGTGAATCGAAGTTCTCCTTCGTCCACGGGGATGCGCAGAGCGTCGATGGAACGTCGGATGCGCTCCGCCAGATCCACGGCTCCGTCCAGATCGGTTTCCGGAGCCAGCACGACGAATTCTTCACCACCAAAGCGGGCCAGCAGGTCCGATCGGCGCAATTGTTTTTCCGCCGTGCGGGTCAGTTGGCGCAGAACTTCGTCCCCCACGTCGTGGCCGTAGGTATCGTTCACATTTTTAAAATGATCCGCGTCGATCATGATCACAGACAGGTCCGTACTGTGCCGGTTGGCCCGTTCGAATTCTTCTTCGGCCCGCTGCAGCAGGTGTCGTCTGTTGTAGGCCCGCGTCAGTTCGTCGCGAATGGCCATATCACGCAGTCGGCCCAGGGTTTCCAGCATGTCCAGGTTCAGAGAAACGCGGCTGTAGAGTTCTTCGGGGGTGAATTCCTGGCTGATGGACCCTCCGGCTCCGAACTTAATCAGCCGGGCAACGTTGTGTCCATCTTCGGGACCGGCAAAGACCATGACGGCCAGTTCTTCCTGGGAGTGGACCTGTCGAATTTTGTTGAGCATTCTCGTGGTGGCGTCGTGTTCCAGGGTCGCATCCAAAAGAAGCAGGCGGATGTTGTCGTGCTCCTGCAACTGTTGGAATACTTGGTTTTGATCGCAGGCTTCCAGCACCTGATAGTTCTGGCGTTCCAGAAGGCCGCGGACCCGTTGCCGCAGCAGTTGGCGCTTGTGTGCCACAAGGATGTTGACTTCGGGGTTGTGGTGCAGGCGCCGCACCAGGCTGGTGACGTGTTCAAAGCTCTCCATGCTTTCTTTGGCCACATAGTCCACAATACCCCGGGACCACATGGCTTCCTGGGTGGCGGCGTCCACCCGGGAGGTGAAGATCACTGTGGGGATGTGCTGGACGGCTTGTTCCACAATCGTGTCGGCCGTGGCGTCCGCGAGTACTGTTCCGAAGATGCCGACCAGAAACGGACCTTCCTCCTGAATGGCGAGAAGGGCGTCATTCAGGCTGAGAGAACACACGACCTTGGCACCCAGTCGGTTTTCCAGCATGCCGGAAAGAATCTTCAATACACTTCGTGAATTGTCTGCGATGAGTACGGGGAGCATCCGGCATAATACGGCGGTAGGGTTTTTATGGCAACAGGGAATTAGATCGGTGGGATATGTGGTGGGGGATACGTTTTCGCGGATAATAATTCGTTTGTTTGGGCGTTGCGGGTATGCGAATAATAGGGATTGCTTGGTTGTTTAAAAAGGGGGCTGCATGACGTGGGAAGCGGATGTATTCCGCGATAACGAGGAATGGCTCATGGGCCGGATCCTCAAGTATGCCGAGCGTCAAGGGTACACACGCTATACCTCCACCTTGCAGGAGGCCTGGCGCGTGTCCGTGTCCGGGCTGACGACCGCCCTGGTCGCTGCGTTGGAGCAATGGGGCGGAGAGCTGTTCGAATTCGGTCCGCATGGCCGTCCTCCGGAGTCCGTTGTTTCGTTCGCTGTGACCGAATCCCGGCGGCACCGGGAGCGCGGTGTCAATCTGCTCATGTTCCTGGGACTGCTGAAGTATTATCGGCGTACCTATCTTGATCTTGTGGATGAATTCGTGCCCGACGAGCAGGATCGTCAACACCTGCATCGTTTTGTGGTCGGTTTTTTCGACTGCCTGGAAATGACCATCAGTGTTGATTGGGCAGACTCGGACGAACAGGGGCGGATGGAGGAACTCCAGTCCGCCAACCGGAGTCTGACAAATGAAAAAAATAAATATCTGACATTGTTTGAAAGCTTTACCCAGCCCGTGTTGCTGCTGGATACCCTGGGCGATATCCTGAACATGAATTTCGCCGCTGCCCGTCTTTTGGGGATGGACCGCGCTCCCGGGGGCGTTCACTACAACGCGGCACGCCGGGACGACCCGTTTTCTTCGCAAGATATGAAGCTGATACTGCGTGAAAATCCATGGTTTTTGGACGTACTGCAGTCTTTATTTGCCGCAGAAGGGGAAAATGGAAAGCACTTGAAACTGCGGGTGGCGACCCCGGCCGACAAAGGCGAACGTTGGTTCGATGTGCAGGGAACGCCCATGCCGGACGTCTCCGGGAAATTCGTGGGTACGGTGTTGGTGTTCACCGATGTGACGCGGCGTATCCGTGCTGAATTGGATCTGGAGGAGTCGCGGTGGGATCAGGAGCGGCGGGTGCAGCAACGCACCGTGGAGCTGGAGCGGACACGCCGCCGTTTGCGACAGGGCGAGGAGGAATACCGCTTTCTGGTAGATAACCTGCAAGAGGGCGTTTGGCTGCTGGGGGCCAAAGGGGAGACCCTGTTCGTGAATCCGCGTATGGAACAGCTGGTGGCCAGTCCGCCCGGCGGCATGTATGCCCGGCGGTTTTCCGAGTATTGCGTGCATCCGGAAGATGTGGCTCTGTGCGCTTCAGCTCGTGACTGTCGTGACCACCGCAATGTGGAGTGTGAGTTGAACCGGGAGGATGGGCGGACCATTTATGTGAATATGGCATTGAGTCCGGTGTTGGACGACAACGGAGACTCTCTGGGAACGCTTGCCGCGGTCATGGACATCACGGCCAGGAAACGGACCGAGGAACAGCTTCGTCGGAGCGAGTCCAACCTTGCCGAAGCCCAGCGTATCGCCCAATTGGGCAGTTGGGAGTGGAATGTGGAGGACGGTAGTCTGTCCTGGTCCGACCAGACGTTCCGCATCTTTAAGCTGGCGCCCGAAGAGGGACCGTTGAGTTATCGTGGCTTCTTGGAAATGGTGCATCCGGATGACCGGGGATTGGTTCTGGCGGCTGTGCGCCGTGGGCTACAGACCGGCCATTATACTGTGGAGCACCGGGTGACCTTGGCGGATGGCCGGGAACGCCATGTGGCCGAGCGGGCCGGGCTGGTGCGCACGCGTGACGGCGGTCGGCGGATGGTCGGCACCGTGATGGACATCACCAGCCGAAAAAAGGCTGAGCAGGAATTGCTCGCAGCCAAGGAAGAGGCCGAATCCGCCAATATGGCGAAATCCAAATTTCTTGCCAATATGAGCCATGAATTGCGTACCCCGCTGAACGGCATCATGGGCATGAACCAGTTATTGCTGGAAAATTGCGAGGAAGGCGAGAACCGGGAATTACTGGAACTGTCGCTGGACTGCGCACGGCGTTTGACGCGGCTGATCAGCGACCTGCTGGATCTTTCCGTGATCGAGGCGGGATTGATCGGATTGGAGCGCCGCCCCTTCTTCCTGCGCCGGACCGTGGAAGGCCTGATGCGGGTCATGAGTATGCAGGCCGAAGACAAGGGGCTGAAGCTGCATTGGGAAGTGGATGAATCGGTGCCGGATGAACTGAAGGGAGATGAGGGCCGGTTGCGACAGGTGCTCGTGAATCTGCTGGGCAATGCCTTGAAATTTACGGAAAAGGGTGAAGTAGAGCTGCAAATCACCCGTGTAGACGGAAACGGTGGCAAGGTTTGGCTGGCGTTTCGCATCCGGGACACCGGGGTCGGCATTGGGGAGGAATATCTTTCCACGATTTTCGATAGTTTTTCTCTTGGGGAAGATTATCTGACCAAACGTTATGGCGGGTCCGGACTTGGACTGTCCATTTCCAAGCAGATTGCGGAAAAGATGGGCGGCAATATCAGCGTGGAAAGCGAAAAGGGCGAAGGAAGCGTGTTCAGCCTGGTGCTGCCCATGGATCGGCCCGCGTTGGATTTGCAGGAGGCCCGGCAGGAACGTGACCGACAGTTCATCGACAAGTATTTGGGATTGCGTGTGCTCGTTGTGGAAGATGAGGCTGTGAATTGCCTTATGGCCGTGCGGATGTTGCAACGCCGGGGCGTGGATACGCTTACCGCGTCCAATGGGGAAGAAGCGCTTGGCATACTCGCGCAGGAAGATGTGGACATGGTGCTTATGGATTTGCAAATGCCGAAACTCAATGGCTTGGAAACCATGAAGCGCATTCGATCCGGGCATAATAACGTGCGCGATCCGAACGTGCCGGTGGTGGCTTGCACCGCGTTTGCGCGGAAGAAAGATCAAAAGGCCTGTGAAGAGGCAGGTATGAATGCTTTTTTAAGCAAACCCTTCAACGCAAAGGAACTTTTTACGACTATTCGGGAACATGCCTTGACCCGGAGCAAACCCACCGAACGCCGAGGAGGGGATGCAAAGAAAGAGGAAAAAAACTGAGAGGGATCCGTTTTTTTTTTCGGCGTCCTCTCACTCCATGCCCCGGGCCGCGCACGAGCGGGAGACCAGCAAACGGGAGCCAAAGGGACGCGCGTTTCCGGGGTGTCCAAGGCATGGCTTGGGGCCGGTTTACCGCAAGGAATTGATGTCCACGGGTTGCCCGCAGCAGGGACACCGATGCACGGTGTGGATGCCTGCCTGATTTGCCGCGACGATGTGGGCGCGCAGCAGTCCGGGACCGCCTGGGAGATATGCCACCAAAAAAGCCGCGCCGCATTGACAATACCGCTGTTGCATCGTGCTGCCTCCTGGTTTGGTATTCCGAGCCATCGGAATGGGGTCGGTGTGTAACATGTTGTTATCGTTAGTTGACTTTAGTTGTTCTTTGGTAAACATGTTGATCAAAAAAAAGCCCTGGGTAACGGCCCGGGGGCTTTGTTAAAGTTTAGTGATATTCCCGGGAGATCCAGAGAACTTTACCGATGATGCGGACGTTGAGCAGCTCGTCCCCGGAAAGACGGATGGGGCTGTAGTCGGTGTTGTCGCTATGCAGCACGAGCTGTCCGGGAAGTTTTTCTATGCGTTTGACGAGCACGGTGTCCTCCACGCCGACGGCATAAATGCCTCCTGCGTAGACATCGGTTTTGGACTGGTCGATGAGCACCATGTCGCCGTCCTGTAGCTCCGGTTCCATGCTGTTTCCCACCACTTGCATGAGCACCATGGCCCGGGGATCGCCTTTGCGGCGTACCCAGTCCGCGCGGAAGGCGTAATATCCCTCGACGCGGCCTTCCGTCTCAAAGGATCCGCCCCCGGCGCAGAGCCGGGCACGCACTTTGGGGATTCGGGCAAAGTCGTCCACCATGGGTTCGGGTTCGTGTGTGGTGGTGTGCGGTGTGGGCTTGGCCTGGCCCCGTCCGGTTTCGAGCCACCCCGGATCCACGTTGTATCTCCCGGCGATCTCCAGAATCCACCGTGCCGGAATGGATTCCTTTTTTTTAGCCAGGGATACAGCGGCCCGTCCCACACCCAGTTCCCGAGCAAGATCGGACTGATTGCGCAATTCGGTGACGTGTTGCACGCGTTTGAAAAATTCTGCAAAGGATCGCCCAGTCACATGGCACCTCGACTTTGATGTTTTGATTTTGTATATCTAAGCAATACGAAGTTGTCAACCGATGGGATAAGGTTTCTGTTGCCTCCTTGACCTCGGCAGGCTCCCGGTCCTATGGAGGGGCATGACCAGAAACAATATCCTCCTTGAATCCGGCACCAACGAGCTGGAGCTTGTAGAATTTTATATTGATGAGCGGTTGCCGGAGCACGAAGAGCCGTATCGCGGCTACTACGGTGTAAACGTTGCCAAGGTGCTGGAAATTATCCGGCTTCCCGAGGTTACCCCGCTGCCGGATCGCCCGCATCCAAGTGTGTTGGGGGCTTTTGATCTGCGGGGGCGCATCGTGCCGTTGGTGGATTTGGCGTTGCTCATGGGCATGCAGCGGGTGGAGCACGTTGAACCCAAAGTCATTGTTTCGGAATTCAATTCCATCCAAACCGCGCTCCTGGTTTCTGGGGTGACCCGCATTCACCGGATATCGTGGAAAAATATTGAGCCGCCCGATGAGCAGGTGGCCAGCTTCTGTTCGCGCAACATCACGGGCGTGGTGCGGCTTGCCGAACGTGTGCTGCTCATTTTGGACATGGAGAAGATCATCGGTGACATCAGTCCGTCATCGGCCATGACCTCGGATGAGCAGGAGCTGCAAACCGTGGCTGAGCACAATCCACAATACAAGGCGCTGGTGGCCGATGACTCCGACGCCATTCGCAAGCTGATGATTTCCGTGTTGACCAGGGCCGGGTTTGAGGTCACGGGAGCGTCCAACGGCCGTGAGGCATGGGAGATTCTCCAGGACGCAAAACAGAGCAGCCGTGACGAGGATCGGCCTATTCAGGAATGGTTCGATGCGGTGGTGACGGATATTGAGATGCCGTCCATGGACGGGCATACGCTCTGCCGCCGCATCAAGGAGGATCGGCACCTGCGGGCATTGCCCGTGGTGCTGTTTTCCTCCCTGATTACGGATAGCCTGCGCCACAAGGGGGAAAGCGTGGGGGCTGACGATCAGATCGCCAAGCCCGATATCGGGCGGCTTGCCGAAGTGGTTTTGGAGTTGCTCAGCGGGACAGGGAACGAACCAGCGTAAGATCCGCTTCCAGCTGGTCCAGGCGTACTTCCTCCAGGATAACTTCCACCTCCTGCCCCAGGCGGAACATGCGTCCCGTGCGTTCCCCCACGAGAATTTCCCTGTCGCGCCAATAGGCGTAGTAGTCATCGTTCAGCGAGGAGAGCCGGACGGTTCCCTCGGCCAGACCGCCGAGCAGTTCCACGCGGAATCCATAATCCGTGACCGATGAGATCACACCCCGGAGATGATCGCCTTCGTGCTGGCGTAAAAAGAGCGCGGCCGCACGGCGATGGATTTCCCGCTCCGCATCCGTGGCACGTCGTTCACGGCTGTTGACCTGATCCGCGGCGTTACGCAGCCGTTTGCGGTTGGGGACGGGCTGGCTTCCGTCGCCCAGGGCGGATTTGAGCAGCCGGTGGACCACCAGGTCGGCATAGCGGCGAATCGGCGAGGTGAAGTGGCAGTAGCTTTCCGAAGCGAGGCCATAATGCCCTTCGTTTTCCGGCGAGTATTGGGCCTGCATCATGGAGCGCAGCAGCAGCCGGTTGACCAGGAAGGTCCATTCCGTGGATTCGGCCTTGTGCAGGAGCTTTTGCAGATCCTGGATGTCCGGCCGTTCCGGGAGTGCGAGTTCCGGTGAGGTACGGCGCAGCACCTTGGCCAACCGTTCCAGCTTTTCCGCGTCGGCCTGGGGGTGGATGCGGAACAGACAGCCCGGACCGGCGCTTTCGAGAAAACGGGCCACGGCCTCGTTGGCCGCCACCATGCATTCCTCGATGAGCTGGTGTCCAAAGTGCCGCTCAAGGGGGCGCAGCTCCGCAATGCGGTTGTTTTCGTCCGTGCGGATGTCGGCCTCGGGCAGATCGAAATCCAGACTTCCCCGTTCCGAACGCCGTTGTTTGATCTTGCGGGTCAATTC
The Paucidesulfovibrio gracilis DSM 16080 DNA segment above includes these coding regions:
- a CDS encoding ABC transporter permease, producing MINIPRIPLGEGIEMFIEWLVDHFAFATKAFSKVMETGLTALQSALQFMPPWLFILIAAGLTWWLTRKRGVTLLTLLGLALVWNMELWAATTSTIALVIISTLVAILIGVPVGILAAMYKPVDKVVTPILDVMQTMPAFVYLIPAIPFFGLGKVAAIFSTVVFAVPPAIRLTSLGIKQVPRELVECAEAFGSNRWQRLFKLELPLATPTIMAGVNQTVMLALSMVVIAAMIGAKGLGGEVWKAIQRLEMGNGFEAGIGIVIVAMILDRVLQKVGSRNNGK
- a CDS encoding sensor domain-containing diguanylate cyclase; translation: MKILSGMLENRLGAKVVCSLSLNDALLAIQEEGPFLVGIFGTVLADATADTIVEQAVQHIPTVIFTSRVDAATQEAMWSRGIVDYVAKESMESFEHVTSLVRRLHHNPEVNILVAHKRQLLRQRVRGLLERQNYQVLEACDQNQVFQQLQEHDNIRLLLLDATLEHDATTRMLNKIRQVHSQEELAVMVFAGPEDGHNVARLIKFGAGGSISQEFTPEELYSRVSLNLDMLETLGRLRDMAIRDELTRAYNRRHLLQRAEEEFERANRHSTDLSVIMIDADHFKNVNDTYGHDVGDEVLRQLTRTAEKQLRRSDLLARFGGEEFVVLAPETDLDGAVDLAERIRRSIDALRIPVDEGELRFTVSLGVAQATASDQSVESTLKKADQALYQAKEQGRNRVFTR
- a CDS encoding PAS domain-containing hybrid sensor histidine kinase/response regulator, whose protein sequence is MTWEADVFRDNEEWLMGRILKYAERQGYTRYTSTLQEAWRVSVSGLTTALVAALEQWGGELFEFGPHGRPPESVVSFAVTESRRHRERGVNLLMFLGLLKYYRRTYLDLVDEFVPDEQDRQHLHRFVVGFFDCLEMTISVDWADSDEQGRMEELQSANRSLTNEKNKYLTLFESFTQPVLLLDTLGDILNMNFAAARLLGMDRAPGGVHYNAARRDDPFSSQDMKLILRENPWFLDVLQSLFAAEGENGKHLKLRVATPADKGERWFDVQGTPMPDVSGKFVGTVLVFTDVTRRIRAELDLEESRWDQERRVQQRTVELERTRRRLRQGEEEYRFLVDNLQEGVWLLGAKGETLFVNPRMEQLVASPPGGMYARRFSEYCVHPEDVALCASARDCRDHRNVECELNREDGRTIYVNMALSPVLDDNGDSLGTLAAVMDITARKRTEEQLRRSESNLAEAQRIAQLGSWEWNVEDGSLSWSDQTFRIFKLAPEEGPLSYRGFLEMVHPDDRGLVLAAVRRGLQTGHYTVEHRVTLADGRERHVAERAGLVRTRDGGRRMVGTVMDITSRKKAEQELLAAKEEAESANMAKSKFLANMSHELRTPLNGIMGMNQLLLENCEEGENRELLELSLDCARRLTRLISDLLDLSVIEAGLIGLERRPFFLRRTVEGLMRVMSMQAEDKGLKLHWEVDESVPDELKGDEGRLRQVLVNLLGNALKFTEKGEVELQITRVDGNGGKVWLAFRIRDTGVGIGEEYLSTIFDSFSLGEDYLTKRYGGSGLGLSISKQIAEKMGGNISVESEKGEGSVFSLVLPMDRPALDLQEARQERDRQFIDKYLGLRVLVVEDEAVNCLMAVRMLQRRGVDTLTASNGEEALGILAQEDVDMVLMDLQMPKLNGLETMKRIRSGHNNVRDPNVPVVACTAFARKKDQKACEEAGMNAFLSKPFNAKELFTTIREHALTRSKPTERRGGDAKKEEKN
- a CDS encoding LexA family transcriptional regulator; this translates as MTGRSFAEFFKRVQHVTELRNQSDLARELGVGRAAVSLAKKKESIPARWILEIAGRYNVDPGWLETGRGQAKPTPHTTTHEPEPMVDDFARIPKVRARLCAGGGSFETEGRVEGYYAFRADWVRRKGDPRAMVLMQVVGNSMEPELQDGDMVLIDQSKTDVYAGGIYAVGVEDTVLVKRIEKLPGQLVLHSDNTDYSPIRLSGDELLNVRIIGKVLWISREYH
- a CDS encoding chemotaxis protein; protein product: MTRNNILLESGTNELELVEFYIDERLPEHEEPYRGYYGVNVAKVLEIIRLPEVTPLPDRPHPSVLGAFDLRGRIVPLVDLALLMGMQRVEHVEPKVIVSEFNSIQTALLVSGVTRIHRISWKNIEPPDEQVASFCSRNITGVVRLAERVLLILDMEKIIGDISPSSAMTSDEQELQTVAEHNPQYKALVADDSDAIRKLMISVLTRAGFEVTGASNGREAWEILQDAKQSSRDEDRPIQEWFDAVVTDIEMPSMDGHTLCRRIKEDRHLRALPVVLFSSLITDSLRHKGESVGADDQIAKPDIGRLAEVVLELLSGTGNEPA
- a CDS encoding quaternary amine ABC transporter ATP-binding protein, producing the protein MAKIEVENLYKIFGPHPKRAMEAVKKGATKAEVMDKLKHGVGVNDASFQVEEGEIVVVMGLSGSGKSTLVRCINRLIEPTAGTVRIDGQEVTKLDDKGLRDLRLSKLAMVFQNFALFPHRTVADNTAYGLEIKGVDPATRRQKAMEALDLVGLNGWEDSMPGQLSGGMQQRVGLARALALDADILLMDEAFSALDPLIRSDMQDELINLQEKMHKTILFISHDLDEAIKLGDRIVLMKDGAIVQVGTAEDILTHPANDYVERFVENVDITKVLTADSVMKKAKALGYINSDGPRASLRKMKSGGISSLFVIDKGHTLQGIVYAEDCSEAASRGERDIKSILKTDLKTVQADTPAMDIINLLHDLPYPLAVVDDMNRIKGVINRGALLGAIAERGVN